A window from Populus trichocarpa isolate Nisqually-1 chromosome 3, P.trichocarpa_v4.1, whole genome shotgun sequence encodes these proteins:
- the LOC7460246 gene encoding trihelix transcription factor ASIL2 encodes MDKETNRESPSLLPSNTTTIKEESPRKLLGGTGAAGVVVSGGGGGGGDRLKRDEWSEGAVSTLLEAYENKWILRNRAKLKGHDWEDVAHHVSSRANCTKSPKTQTQCKNKIESMKKRYRSESSTADASSWPLYPRLDLLLRGNSATAAVTPSPQVPPQHQQPSIPTSANPPLMLLMDQSPLAVTQPPAPPLAPPPPPLPPPLPHQTIVTAQNSHGSNGVDRGAKGDGMDTKLSDHVSDKNAMDTDSSTPALYSDKEKLRSKKLKKKMEKRKRRKREEWEMADSIRWLAEVVVRSEQARMDTMRELEKMRIEAEAKRGEMDLKRTEIIANTQLEIAKLFAGVGRGVDSSLRIGKT; translated from the exons ATGGATAAAGAAACTAACCGAGAAAGCCCATCTCTTCTCCCTAGCAATACCACCACCATCAAGGAAGAATCTCCAAGAAAACTACTCGGAGGTACTGGTGCTGCTGGTGTCGTTGTttctggtggtggtggtggcggcggcgACAGATTAAAAAGAGATGAATGGAGTGAAGGAGCTGTGTCAACCTTACTTGAGGCCTATGAAAATAAATGGATACTTAGAAACCGAGCCAAGCTTAAAGGGCATGATTGGGAAGATGTTGCACACCATGTATCATCGCGTGCAAATTGTACAAAGTCTCCGAAGACACAAACACAATGCAAGAACAAGATTGAGTCCATGAAGAAAAGGTATAGATCAGAATCTTCCACTGCAGATGCCTCCTCTTGGCCACTTTATCCACGTCTTGATCTTTTGTTACGTGGAAATAGTGCAACAGCAGCTGTAACTCCATCACCACAAGTACCACCACAACATCAACAACCGTCAATTCCAACTTCTGCCAATCCTCCTTTGATGTTGTTAATGGATCAGTCACCCTTGGCGGTGACGCAACCGCCAGCACCACCTTTGgctcctccacctccacctctacctcctcctcttcctcatcAAACTATTGTGACTGCTCAAAACTCACATGGGTCTAATGGTGTTGATAGGGGGGCAAAG ggAGATGGAATGGATACAAAACTATCAGATCATGTCTCGGACAAGAATGCCATGGACACGGATAGTAGCACTCCGGCTTTATATAGTGATAAGGAGAAATTAAGGTCCAAGAAactgaagaagaaaatggaaaaaagaaagaggagaaaaaggGAAGAATGGGAGATGGCTGATAGCATCCGGTGGCTAGCAGAAGTAGTGGTAAGGTCAGAGCAAGCAAGAATGGACACGATGAGAGAATTAGAGAAAATGAGAATAGAAGCTGAGGCTAAGAGAGGTGAAATGGACCTCAAAAGAACTGAGATCATAGCCAATACTCAATTGGAGATTGCAAAGCTCTTTGCTGGTGTTGGTAGAGGTGTTGATTCGTCCTTGAGAATTGGAAAAACTTGA